CTATATATTACTTTTCGGAATaccaaaaaattgtattttattgatatttgatTACTCTTTAAGAaatatattaatgtaaataaagattGACACATAGAACATTATTTATCCAATGTTTACtcacaaaaacattatttatcttCTTACAAAAGATTATTCTATCGAATGTTGCAATAAATAAAGTGTAATAGACAATTAccataatttaaaacatatcTCACAGACGCACGGTATacgaattattacaaaaacgtACGCATATTAAACGCATGTGTTTTCTTAAATtacctttattatgacagcgCGTGTCCCCAAGGCTCTATTACAAAATAGCTCATGTTTGATCAAACCAAATGAATTTTTTTAACACGTTTGTCTTCTGAGGGTtatttggataaaataaaataagtattattgTTACTTGGTattgaattttcatttttatgtggctgtaagtaagtaagtaagtgtAAGTGTTTTTAGTTTTGTCATGAAGAGTGGCCTTCTAAACAAATCTTAACGACAACTATTGCTCCATTCATTTAAATGCAGACAATCATTTttaacaaacctcaaaaaagagcagattctcaattcgtcggatttttttatttttatttacattactacctatccaaaaaaatatgataaataaatattctttttaacAAATTAAGCATTGGTAAAAAATGCATAGCTTCTCCTTAAATCGCGTGATCCTATCGCGAAATGACTGCAGTGTAACGTTGCCTAACTATTCTGAATCAGTACCTTCACTCATTAGTTGAAGCACTATTGCAATGCTTTACGAGCTAACCTTTTCAATAAACTACTATGCATTTGAATACTGAATTAGTTGGTTTATTTATGAAgtttatgggtagtcagaagccagtaagtctggcaccagtctaaccaaggggtattgggttgcctgggtaactgggttgaggaggtcagataggcagtcgcttcttgtaaagcactggtactcagctgaatccggttagactgaaagccgaccccaacatagttgggaaaaaggcccggaggatgatgatgatgatttatgaaGTTTATGTTAGGTACTTGTGAAATGACGGTATCCCCTAATTACATTAGGTTGGAGCTGgaggaggaggatgatgatgatgatgatgaagttcaataaaaaatacattaagttATGGACGACCATAACATATTACTACtaacacattttattaaattggttCAAATGCTTTTCCGTGAAAAAATCTGATATTGCTACTCATGTTTAATGATATATCAAAgatattaatgtatttattcCAAACTAAAAATTTACATGAATCGGGctgtaaataaatgttcttaAGCTAATTTATATTTCCAGGCCTTTTAATGTCATTTCCACGGTATACGAGAGATAGCAAAAATACTTAGCTGGCTTTTTCTTCTTCCGCAGCGGACTTCATCCATCCTTGCAACAACACAGAGCCAGCGTGTCTCATAAAAGCGACGCAGGATGCAATACCACAGTTCTCCAAGGGTCTACCACATCTAGGAGTACCACCTTTAGACCCGTTTGTCATAGATGAGCTGCCCATACAGCTGCCGGGTATCAAGGTGACATTCTACGATGGAAAGGCGACGGGACTTCGAAAATGTCAAGTTTTGAACGTTGAGTAAGTTTCTGAACATCTACATGTATAGGGTTACTGTAGTTGGACGTATATACAGCAGTGTTAGGTTGAAGAGTCTGAAAGCAACAAATTGTAGGCTATAGTTGAAACATGAAagtgaaaacataaaacatcaaaATGATTTTCTGTATCCTTAAAATCGAAAGAGAAGATGGATCTTGCCAAATAATTCAAGTATACAAAATAACAAGTAGCAAAGTAACAGTATACAAAACCTTTTCTATGCAAGGACTTAGAGAAAATTGTTCAAAACTCTTGGCCTGTACCCTGAATCACATTTGAACAAAGAAACGATTATATCCGCTTCAAATGGCTTCAAAAGCAAGGGGATTATCTTTGAAATTCCCGCGGTAAAGATGCTTTTGTCTACATAGAGACATTTAATGGCCGTAGTATTATTCGGCCGTTATATTCTACGGCTATTGATTCATGTGCCATAAGCTTGGAAAAACCaaagaacaaacatattttcactaagttttatttactaacttttTCATTCACGATCTTACTAAGGCTTTAGTAAGATCAGCCTAGCCCAGTTTTTATTTGGAGGTGACGTACAGTAGGTATCTTCTTCTTACATAATTCTATCTGATTCTATAGTTTTTTTCTCGTTCGGAGGAAACTAGTTATCCCACCAAAAAGAAACATTCAGTtacttactttctttatttttaaagcatatAAAACGTTTCAGCCGCTAAGTCTGAAAACCTAGAGTTACTTTCTGACAGATggttttacacatttttaattttactaatatttgttttgattgcCAGTCATTCAGAAAATCCTGGATCAAAAGTTTGTAGCACACTTAAAGCGTTGAAGTTCGAAGTTTAAGCGCCGAGCTATATTAAGCTATAGTTTGCCAACGGTTTTAATCGTATCGCTTCATGTAGCAAACGGCAATGTCTTTAAGTTTCAGACTATTGTGCCAAGTTGATATTAAACTGGACTTTGTGAATTTCAATGAAATGGCTATTGCTGACACAAAGTATTCAGTAATAGAGAAtgcaaaatctttatttgacaGTTTCATAATAAACTCGACTGACCTTGATAATCATTTGGaacatcttatatttttaaacaatgaaaATCAAGATAGGAAAGGATAAGATAGGATAGGAGTAAGGAAAGAGAAGACaccaaataaaaatttaaataagagTAGAATGATCGTGTCTCATGATGCCAATGAATTAAAATCACAACACTCCTTTTTATAAGGCAGCCCGTCCATCCACAAATCTCCTTTTTATCATATTCTTCGTAATTCAAACGCTACTTTAAAATAGCTGTTACTCAACGATTACTAAGGAAACCTTGCCTCACCGCAGTAGTGCGGTTTAATTCTCACGCCAACTGTGACTTGACGAAACCCTTTGTGTTTGTCTACTAAACATTCGTATGTTAAACAAATAGGACTTTTCaaggataaaattaaatatttgaccTGATTTTTGGAAATTTTGATTGCGTAACCAAGCCATAATTTAcggaattatttattgaaaacgtCATAAAATCGTAGATGATGACCAATTAGGACCAATGCACAAATTAGGGAACCTGATCGATCATTGCAAAAGGACAATgttcatattattatgttagcGCATCACATAGTTAGTCTGgttaacaatattttcaagAACACCAGTATTTTCAAAACCCTAAAAGATACTTAATGAGATCTTAAAAGACCCGTATTAAGATTCAGACGATACTAACACTTCCCCACTTCCGACGATAGATGAAACAGCGCTTATCCCATACAGAGCCTTTCTGCAACGAAGTATAGAGCTTATTATGTTGTCGTCGGGTAAAAGGGTATGACATATCTAAATTGTTTTTCCTATTGTTATATGGCTCCGAGGGTTCTGAGATGTGGGATAAAAAGGCTTAtagaaacattttgtttataaatgatACATAAGTTGCTTAAAACTTTTGGGACTTCAAATGTTACTTTGGTACTGCTGTTTATAGGAAAATTTTAGATTTAGAACTCTCGAATgtccatttatttatatttagcaaATTCCGAGATTTGCTcacatttaagtacctacctacctaaaaacTTATTTTCGTTTACTGACGACGGTATATAATGTTATCATGACTTTCACTTTTCAGAGCATATTTGGAAAAGAATATATTCAATTTGGATGTGCGGTGTAACATCACGATCAAGGGCAAGTACACAGCAGTTGGAAGACTTCTGCTGTTTCCTATCAACGGAGAAGGAGACTCTAAGATCAAAATTTGTAAGCAtccttttattttcattgttacTTGCTTATATAATAACTTACAAAATCTTACTGATCTATGTAGATGTCTTCATATCAggagaaataattatttttgcgaTGTTGACCCGACTATTTACAGCAACAAAATATCCGTTTCTACGCTATTAATTTTCGGCCAGACAATAAATACTAAATATAAAGTTACAGTCTGTATTTTAAACAACCTTGGATTCCGAGAAACGCTTAACAAAGAGTCGAATAGATCAAAAGGAAGGGGAGCTATGCATCCCTatagataattataattgctGTGGAGGCGTTAAAGAGCAAATTCTGCGTAGTATGAAATTTTAAAGACCTAAAAGTAAGTTAGGATATTTGTATATTGGCGAAATTCACTATTTATTAATAGTGCcagtatttgaaatattttatagtgcTACTTTGTCTGTTTGTATATTGACGAAATCGAAATAGTTTTTACTACTGGTAGTTCTTTCAAAAACaggaatgtttatagtcagaatgaTATTGGATAATTAAAACcgaatgtttaatttaataaaacccaGCCAAAGCCGAGGTGAAATACTGGTTACGAGAAATCCACGagtaaaatgaatttaaattgccATGAAATTCTAAAGATTTCAATAGCGTCATACAATAAATggaacatgaaaataaattgcaaacaTCACTGGAATGCCTTCATGTATTCTATAAACGGATACAATACCGAATCGCGATGAAATAGAAATCGCGCATTCGTTGGAGtattaaatattgaaagttGCTGCGAACGTACTCGCGGCGTATGCGCCTTTTGTTGAAGTGTCAGCAATGTGTGATTCGtggatattttaatatttacttataacAGGAAGAACACATTTACCACCACCATATAATTTTGAAGATTAGATAGATTATTTCCTAATTAGTTTTTTAAGTCAACGATTgtgttattaaaatactttaatcTCAAATAATCGGCGTTTTGTCGGTTCATGTGCAGGGACAACTTAGGTACATAAtgtgctataaatattttcgtAGGAActttacatttttgtaaaagTCGTTCCTTTTAAGACTCACTGAAGTTATCTTCCGATTTTTGCAGACGTGGTTAGTATTAAATCTGcaagaaaaaaaacgaaaaactgTGTACTAATTTACAATTTTTACTACGTTACAGTGAACTCGATCATCAAGCTGAACATCAACACGAAGTACTTCAAGGACGCTGATGGACGCGATCACTTCGGTATCAAGAACTATAAGTACACGTTTGATTACGGAGAGAGAATTATCTACACCATCAACAACCTTTTCAAAGGGAATCCTGAATTAAGTGAGTATAGAGTTCATTGGTTTTACGTCTCATTAATTTATTGCATCTTCACTGATTTAAGGTGACACACTATGCAGCAATCTCGGACTTACATTATTTGTAAACTCGTCTAAAAACGACGAAAGGTGGCAAGATGGTAAATTGAACGACATCATACTCACTCATATAATACGCTCTGTAGTGGTTTCCATTTTGAAGTCTTTTAAATGTTGCTTGAAGTTCATCCAAaattcttcataaatatttttacgaaCTTCTATCTTTCAGTGTCTGGCGTGTTGTATGATTTCTGCCTATTGCAGTTTTTTAACCAGTATACCAAAATGTTCCAGGTAACACAGTATTACAGTTCCTGAACGAAAATTGGCGGATAGTAACCGAAGAGTTCGGTCAGCCAGTGGTAGACTATGCGATCAATGTCACTGTTAGTACGGCAAAGAAGTTCTTTGATGCTGTACCTTATGATGAGTTGCTTTATGTGCCTATACCTAAGTATTAGTAAggatattgaaaaacaaaatacgatACAAAGTCATATGACTTTAACTTTTGGAGCGACTCTATAAGTTGCTTAACTAACTTCTTgcgaaaatgttttactgtatAAATTATTGTCTATGAACTTTTGGGCTATGTTTCAAAAAAATGTAATGCatcactttttatttaatatttaagattaGAAAGTGTTAGAAAGTGATCCAAAAATAAATCGAGAGAGACATATTTTTAATCTATCCCCCAAAATGGAGGGTGTTCTAAATtcgtatgttttttatttgttttccttcaagCAACTTTTTTTGCattgtataaaatgtaaattcaatgtaagtaattaattaattttattgtaaatagttatttttaagcttttaaTAAACCGGACCAAACactttaatgaaaattatgacatTCATATCaacttatatgtgcatatcaacTTTTTTATGCTATTCACGGAAAAGCTattattaaacacaaataaaaacaattagttATATATGCCATAAGCTCATAAAAAACTTCCAGATATTCCAGATTTATAGTTTTGACATTTAAACCGAATTAAAAACAGGTCTGACTAGTGtcaaattgaataaattaattgatcTATGGTAACCTGTGCATAATATCTCTATCTTATAAAACTGTAATCAAATGATGCATAAAACTAATGCGCAAAAGATGCATAaagctttaaaattaataaagtttcTATTTATAACTTATTAGGTATTTGCGGagtatattttgtaagtattatttttagccACCTGTATAAAGCATAGATCTATAAGTGTATCGACGAACTTATATTTACGaataaggtacctacctattgtctTCAACATAACTTCTCTACCCATAATCAAC
The nucleotide sequence above comes from Helicoverpa zea isolate HzStark_Cry1AcR chromosome 10, ilHelZeax1.1, whole genome shotgun sequence. Encoded proteins:
- the LOC124634047 gene encoding circadian clock-controlled protein daywake-like encodes the protein MCDSKYVLVFTLVSAASFVSVYSAKFAPDFIHPCNNTEPACLIKATQDAIPQFSKGLPHLGVPPLDPFVIDELPIQLPGIKVTFYDGKATGLRKCQVLNVEAYLEKNIFNLDVRCNITIKGKYTAVGRLLLFPINGEGDSKIKILNSIIKLNINTKYFKDADGRDHFGIKNYKYTFDYGERIIYTINNLFKGNPELSNTVLQFLNENWRIVTEEFGQPVVDYAINVTVSTAKKFFDAVPYDELLYVPIPKY